CCTTGGCGAAGGTGGTCCGGATCTGGCCCTCCCACTCCGGGTGGCCGTTGGCATTGGCGATCTCGCGATAGAGCGCATTGCGGTCGCGGTTTTCGTCGGCGATCGCGGCATTAAGCTGTGCACGCTGCGCCAGCGGCACCTTGTTGGCGTCGCGCAGGGCCACCAGGCCGTTGTTGGTGAAGCCGATCACGCCCTTGTCGAGCATCGCCTCAAGGGTGCTCTCGAAACGGGCGCGCATGCGTTGGCGCAGGGCTTCGGTGGTCGCCGTCTGCACCCGCAGGTTCGGCGTCTCGGCCGCCTGCGCGGCAGGCACCAGCAGGTTCAGCAGCATCGCCGAAGGTTGCGTGCCAGGCACCGGTGCAGGCGCGCCCTTGGGCGCATCCTTGACTGCCGGCGCGCTGCTGCCGTTGAGCACGTTGCCGATGAACTGGTCAGCCGCCTTCTGCGCCGCGGCAGCCGGAAAATAGACATTGATGGTCACGCAGCCGACCAGGCCGATGATCAGCGTGGTCAGCAATCCATAGGTGATCTTGCGCATGTTCGGCTCCGCTGGGATTCGGGAAGTTCGGGCGGGGTCAACGGATTACCGGCCCCGACCCCTGAATGGCGGCCTTCAGTCGTCGTACCAGCGTAGGCCAGTCCACACGTGTCTGATGGCCGATCACCTGCAGATGCGGCAGGCCACTGCCATCGACGATAGTGTAACCGCCGGCACGGCTGTCGAGTCCGCCCATCTGGCATACATTGGCCTGCAATGTGCAGCTCAGCCCAATGCGCTCGTAGTCGAAGTTCTTGAACAACCGCAGCACGGCTCCCTGCAGGCCGCCCACCATGCCGCCACCGCCAACCGCGGTCAGGTTGTTCACCGCGCGCTGGCTGATCCGTCCGCCGCTGCCAGCCAGCAGCGAAGCCTGGAACGCCACGGGCGTCCAGTCGACCAGGCGCAGGTTGTCGATACTGCCGTTCATGCGGCCGGTGATCCCGCCGAAATCGAACACGCTGGTCAGCGCACCGAGGTCGATCTGCCTCAGCGCGATATTGCCCGTCAGCACCGGACTCACGCCAAACGGCTGTTGCAGCGTCATTTGAGTGATGTCGACGAAGCCGCCGAACACGTTGAGCGACAGGCCGCCGTCGAACACGATGCGGTCCTTCACCCAGCGCAGCGAAGGGATCGCGCCCGCCAGCGTGCCGGGAAACTGCGGCCAGCCCATCGCCTTGCTGAAATCGCCCATGTCCACGCCGGTCAGCACCAGCGATGTCGCCAGTCGCTGTCCTTTCGCCGCAGCCGGGCGCCAAGTCAGCATCGGCACCCGCAACTGGCCGCCAAATACCGGCACGATCAGCGGCTGCTGCAACGCCAGACTGCCATTGCGGCTGCGCCAGTGCGACACGGTCTCACCATTGGCGATGCGGTAGAGCTTCAGGCTGTCCCAACCCAGGGTAGTCGCCGGCCGGTCGCCCTGCGCCGCCCAGTCCAGGCCACCGCGGAGATCCACGACCGACAGACGCCCCGAGCCATCCGCGACATCGAGCCCGCCCGTGTGGAACGAAAAACTGTGCCAGCCGGCGGGCCGCAGGTCGAGCCGGCCATCCAGTTGACCGGCGATCTGCAGCTTCGGCAAGCCCAAGGTATTCAGCCAAGCCTGGCCGTAGCGCTGGTAGGCCAATGGAAAGCTGGCGTGGAAGCGGTCCAGCCGCAGCCGCTGCAGGCGCCCGCGGGCGTCGAAGGCAAGACTGCCGTCCAGTTGCAGCGCGTCCGGGTCACTGATCCGCAACCGGTTGAAGGCGATGGCGCCACGACTGACATCGGCGCCCAGCCCGAGCTGGACCGGATGCGACGGCAGGTTGGCGAAAAGGCTACCGAGCAAGAGCTGGCCATTGCGCAGGCTGCCGTCGAACTCGATCCGCGACGACGCGCCGGTAGTGTCGATGCCGAGTCGCCCCTGACCGTCCAGGCCCTGTCCCGCCAACGTACCTGCGGGACTGTCGAAACCGAGTTTGGTCAGGCTGAAGTCGCCGGAAGCCTGGATGCCGCCATCGCGCGCGTCGAGCGCGAACTGCGCGTCCATCCGTCCGCCGGTGATCCGCCCGGACCATGCCTTGCTCAACAGCCCCTGCAGCCAGCTGGCCGGCAGTTGCTTGAGACTGACCTGGACGTGGGTGGTCTGGTCCAGCGGCAAGGCCGCATCGATCTCGGTCTTGTCCTGCCCGAAATCGATCTGCAGGGTGTTCGACGACGCGTCGACCACCAACGCCGCTGCCGCATTCGCCAAAGCCCGGCCGGGGGCTCCGCTGACCTTGGTGGATCCGCTGAACAGCCAGCGCATCTGGGCATCGCGCTGCAGGGTTCCGTCCAGCGTCAGGCCGACGCGATGCCACCCCAGCGCGGGAATGTCG
This window of the Dyella sp. A6 genome carries:
- a CDS encoding YdbL family protein, with the translated sequence MRKITYGLLTTLIIGLVGCVTINVYFPAAAAQKAADQFIGNVLNGSSAPAVKDAPKGAPAPVPGTQPSAMLLNLLVPAAQAAETPNLRVQTATTEALRQRMRARFESTLEAMLDKGVIGFTNNGLVALRDANKVPLAQRAQLNAAIADENRDRNALYREIANANGHPEWEGQIRTTFAKGWIKQAHPGWYYQNASGAWTRK